A DNA window from Pseudorasbora parva isolate DD20220531a chromosome 5, ASM2467924v1, whole genome shotgun sequence contains the following coding sequences:
- the col5a2a gene encoding collagen, type V, alpha 2a codes for MGMMIFEPYRTVLFLALSVTFLQFVKCQEENGEDELSCTENGQVYTNRDIWKPEPCRICVCDSGTILCDDVQCDEVSNCGKVVVPVGECCPVCDTTYDGGNGRPERIAKGQKGEPGDVPHVVGLRGRPGPMGPPGAPGFRGDSGVKGRPGLRGPPGYDGEPGIPGQPGEPGPPGHTPGGELSSHMAGGFADKTGAQHAMMPGVRGEAGTRGPPGPNGSPGASGPQGPPGDVGDPGPMGGPGQRGPEGPPGKPGEDGEPGTSGSSGEMGFPGSAGARGFPGTPGPPGLKGHRGHQGPGGLKGERGAVGSKGESGGSGAMGAPGSMGPRGMPGERGRPGPSGTPGMRGAQGNVGKPGPMGPLGINGAPGYPGTPGMKGQPGPTGVRGPEGPQGQRGETGHQGRAGPTGTQGPMGTDGGPGSKGPVGAAGPQGPVGLLGPTGPPGPQGSTGQPGIKGQGGDVGVAGFKGEAGPKGEPGPPGAQGVIGPQGEEGKRGTRGDPGSVGPPGPVGERGAPGNRGFPGQDGLQGPKGAQGDRGITGTAGPKGSTGDPGRTGEPGLPGARGLTGTPGVQGAEGKPGPLGGPGEDGRPGPAGSTGTRGPPGTMGPIGPKGFSGDPGKAGEQGSAGVPGQRGPPGKDGEVGPAGPPGPHGPAGDRGEQGPPGMHGFQGLPGPAGAPGEGGKPGDQGIPGEGGPVGQIGPRGERGIPGERGELGSAGLPGAKGIPGAPGPDGPKGSPGPTGALGDLGPPGLQGMPGERGISGPPGPKGDRGAIGEKGSEGTPGSDGARGLTGPVGPAGPAGPSGEKGESGPKGPPGPQGSRAMPGSRGEPGPIGAVGFVGPPGLDGQPGAKGPPGEPGQKGDAGSPGPQGLAGPPGPQGKFGVAGPKGGRGTQGAPGPTGFPGSAGRVGPPGPTGPLGEPGPLGLPGKEGPPGLRGDHGPPGRQGERGPSGPAGGPGDKGDSGEDGPPGPDGPPGPAGTMGQRGIVGLPGQRGERGMAGIPGPAGPPGKQGSSGTPGDKGPPGPVGVPGANGPRGDPGPDGPAGSDGPPGKEGVIGTQGDRGDPGPEGLIGSVGQPGTPGPVGATGGIGKRGEHGSKGPSGPPGPAGKRGLTGPQGPRGDKGDLGDHGERGQKGHRGFAGLQGLPGPPGTTGEQGAPGIFGPSGQRGPPGPSGPPGKEGYIGQPGPMGPPGSRGTSGDIGPEGPPGEPGPPGPPGSPGPPTAAMDDFFGGPQDYDAGPPPPEFSEDEALPNSNSTGMFQADPGVQATLKALSSQIDSMRSPDGSRKHPARTCEDLRQCYPKKKTGEYWVDPNQGSAEDAIKVHCNMDTGETCISAIPSSIPRKSWWSSPGNKPVWFGANMNGGTYFTYGNKDQAANTVTVQMTFIRLLSKEASQTITYHCKNTVGYKEESSGNLKKAVILKASNDLELKAEGNNRFRYTVLEDSCSQANGNWGKTVFEYRTQKTARLPIVDIAPVDIGGSDQEFGIDIGPVCFL; via the exons GGGCCTCCAGGAGCACCAGGGTTTAGAGGAGACAGCGGAGTGAAAGGTCGACCT GGTCTCAGAGGTCCCCCAGGATATGATGGAGAGCCCGGTattccaggacagccaggagaGCCAGGGCCCCCAGGACATACCCCAGGA GGTGAATTGTCTTCTCATATGGCCGGGGGATTTGCTGACAAAACAGGAGCTCAGCATGCTATGATGCCTGGAGTTCGG GGGGAGGCTGGAACAAGGGGACCACCTGGGCCAAATGGGTCACCA GGGGCATCCGGACCACAAGGACCTCCTGGTGATGTCGGAGATCCAGGGCCAATG GGTGGCCCTGGCCAGAGAGGACCAGAGGGCCCCCCAGGGAAGCCTGGTGAAGAT GGAGAACCAGGGACTTCAGGAAGTTCAGGAGAAATGGGATTTCCTGGATCTGCG GGAGCAAGAGGATTTCCAGGGACCCCGGGGCCTCCAGGCTTAAAGGGTCACAGA GGGCACCAAGGTCCAGGTGGTCTTAAAGGAGAACGTGGAGCTGTGGGATCAAAG gggGAATCTGGTGGATCCGGTGCAATGGGTGCCCCCGGTTCTATG GGTCCCAGGGGAATGCCAGGAGAAAGAGGACGTCCGGGCCCTAGTGGTACACCG GGTATGCGTGGTGCCCAAGGAAATGTTGGAAAACCAGGTCCAATG GGTCCTTTGGGTATTAATGGTGCCCCGGGGTATCCTGGAACCCCAGGGATGAAG GGTCAACCAGGACCTACAGGTGTAAGGGGACCAGAGGGACCACAGGGACAGAGAGGAGAGACAGGACATCAAGGCAGAGCTGGACCAACTGGAACACAA ggGCCTATGGGCACTGACGGTGGTCCAGGTTCCAAAGGGCCAGTG GGAGCTGCTGGTCCTCAGGGTCCTGTTGGTCTGCTTGGCCCAACTGGCCCACCAGGACCTCAGGGAAGCACCGGACAGCCTGGTATCAAAGGTCAAGGG GGAGATGTAGGTGTTGCTGGATTTAAAGGAGAGGCTGGACCTAAAGGAGAACCT GGTCCACCAGGAGCACAGGGAGTAATCGGACCTCAAGGAGAAGAAGGAAAACGTGGAACCAGAGGAGATCCTGGTTCTGTTGGCCCTCCTGGGCCTGTTGGTGAGAGA GGGGCACCTGGAAACCGAGGCTTCCCTGGTCAAGATGGCTTACAAGGTCCAAAG GGTGCACAAGGTGACCGTGGAATTACAGGAACCGCTGGCCCTAAAGGCTCTACTGGAGATCCAGGGAGAACAGGTGAACCAGGTCTACCAGGCGCAAGA GGTTTGACAGGGACACCTGGAGTTCAGGGTGCCGAAGGAAAGCCAGGACCACTG GGTGGTCCAGGTGAGGACGGGCGGCCAGGGCCTGCAGGGTCAACTGGAACAAGAGGCCCTCCCGGAACTATGGGACCGATAGGCCCAAAGGGTTTTAGC GGGGATCCAGGAAAGGCAGGTGAGCAGGGATCTGCTGGAGTTCCTGGGCAGAGG GGCCCACCTGGAAAAGATGGAGAAGTAGGCCCAGCTGGTCCACCAGGTCCACAT GGTCCAGCAGGTGACAGAGGCGAACAGGGACCTCCCGGAATGCATGGTTTCCAG GGTTTACCGGGCCCAGCAGGTGCTCCTGGAGAGGGAGGAAAACCTGGTGATCAG GGTATCCCTGGTGAAGGTGGCCCTGTAGGCCAAATTGGGCCACGG GGTGAACGTGGAATTCCGGGAGAGAGAGGAGAACTGGGATCTGCTGGTCTGCCTGGAGCCAAAGGTATCCCAGGAGCTCCTGGTCCTGATGGCCCAAAG GGTAGCCCTGGGCCTACTGGTGCGTTGGGCGATTTAGGCCCTCCTGGTCTGCAGGGAATGCCAGGTGAAAGAGGGATCTCTGGTCCACCTGGTCCAAAAGGAGACAGA GGAGCTATTGGTGAGAAAGGATCAGAGGGAACTCCAGGAAGTGATGGTGCAAGG GGCTTGACAGGCCCAGTTGGCCCTGCAGGACCCGCTGGCCCAagtggtgaaaag GGAGAATCAGGCCCTAAGGGACCACCTGGACCTCAAGGATCAAGAGCAATGCCA GGATCCCGTGGTGAACCTGGACCAATAGGTGCTGTAGGCTTTGTGGGACCACCT GGTCTTGATGGTCAGCCCGGTGCGAAAGGACCACCAGGAGAGCCTGGACAAAAGGGTGATGCGGGATCTCCTGGCCCTCAAGGGTTGGCTGGACCTCCAGGACCACAG GGTAAATTTGGCGTGGCTGGACCAAAGGGGGGTAGAGGAACACAGGGGGCACCT GGCCCAACAGGTTTCCCTGGATCTGCTGGAAGAGTTGGCCCACCTGGTCCAACG GGTCCTCTTGGAGAGCCAGGTCCACTTGGTCTTCCTGGAAAAGAGGGTCCACCTGGTCTTCGAGGAGATCATGGACCTCCAGGACGCCAGGGAGAAAGAGGTCCCTCTGGGCCTGCTGGAGGCCCTGGAGACAAAGGAGATTCTGGAGAAGATGGACCACCA GGACCTGATGGTCCACCAGGTCCTGCTGGAACAATGGGGCAAAGAGGAATTGTAGGCCTTCCTGGTCAAAGAGGAGAACGTGGAATGGCTGGAATCCCTGGACCAGCT GGTCCTCCAGGAAAACAGGGGTCATCAGGAACCCCAGGAGACAAAGGACCTCCTGGCCCAGTTGGGGTGCCTGGCGCTAACGGACCTCGGGGAGATCCTGGACCTGAT GGGCCTGCTGGATCTGATGGCCCACCAGGAAAGGAAGGTGTCATAGGAACCCAG GGTGATCGAGGAGATCCAGGCCCAGAGGGTTTGATTGGATCTGTAGGACAACCTGGTACCCCTGGTCCTGTCGGTGCAACTGGAGGCATTGGAAAGAGAGGAGAGCAT GGTTCAAAAGGACCCTCTGGCCCTCCAGGTCCTGCTGGAAAACGAGGACTCACA GGGCCACAAGGACCAAGAGGAGATAAGGGAGATCTGGGTGACCATGGAGAAAGAGGACAGAAGGGTCACAGAGGATTTGCCGGCTTACAAGGTCTTCCTGGACCACCT GGCACAACTGGAGAACAGGGAGCCCCAGGCATTTTTGGTCCAAGTGGACAAAGG GGACCTCCCGGGCCTTCTGGGCCACCTGGAAAGGAAGGGTACATTGGACAGCCTGGACCTATGGGACCTCCTGGTTCAAGAGGGACTAGTGGTGATATTGGACCAGAG GGACCTCCTGGAGAACCTGGCCCACCTGGCCCTCCTGGATCTCCTGGACCTCCCACTGCGGCTATGGACGATTTTTTTGGTGGGCCTCAAGATTATGATGCTGGTCCTCCTCCCCCAGAGTTCAGTGAGGATGAGGCTCTTCCCAATAGTAACTCTACAGGCATGTTCCAAGCTGATCCTGGAGTTCAGGCTACTTTGAAGGCTCTGAGCAGTCAGATTGATAGCATGCGTAGCCCTGATGGTAGTAGAAAGCATCCTGCCAGAACTTGTGAGGACTTGAGACAATGCtaccctaaaaaaaaaacag GTGAATACTGGGTGGATCCAAACCAGGGCAGCGCAGAGGACGCCATTAAAGTTCATTGCAATATGGACACTGGAGAGACATGCATCTCCGCAATCCCCTCCAGCATCCCCCGGAAGTCATGGTGGAGTTCCCCAGGAAATAAACCTGTCTGGTTTGGAGCTAATATGAATGGAGGAACATAT TTCACTTACGGGAACAAAGACCAGGCCGCCAACACTGTCACAGTTCAGATGACTTTCATCCGTCTGCTCTCCAAAGAGGCATCACAAACGATCACTTACCACTGCAAGAACACTGTGGGCTACAAGGAAGAATCAAGTGGAAATCTCAAGaaagcagtcatcctcaaagcTTCAAATGATCTAGAGCTCAAAGCTGAGGGAAATAACCGCTTTAGATACACTGTCCTTGAGGACAGCTGCTCA CAAGCAAATGGTAATTGGGGCAAGACAGTGTTTGAATACAGGACCCAGAAAACAGCAAGACTACCTATTGTGGATATTGCACCTGTGGACATTGGAGGTTCAGACCAGGAGTTTGGTATTGATATCGGGCCCGTGTGCTTCTTGTAA